A single region of the Mycoplasma mycoides subsp. mycoides SC str. PG1 genome encodes:
- a CDS encoding BspA family leucine-rich repeat surface protein produces the protein MAIILKQAIYNADKTECLEIGYFLNSKSEIQIQHMPITIKKVPSALPKEITSLKEAFQANLNKFIDGIQYWDTSNVTDMSFMFNGAQNFNQDISSWKTSKVKNMSFMFSGCRCFNQNISKWDFSRVINISYMFEATNSFKKTYLNLILISYLLEKIERKTL, from the coding sequence ATGGCAATAATTTTAAAACAAGCAATTTATAATGCTGATAAAACTGAATGCTTAGAAATTGGATATTTTTTAAACTCTAAAAGTGAAATTCAAATCCAACATATGCCGATAACCATTAAAAAAGTACCTAGTGCTTTGCCAAAAGAAATCACAAGTTTAAAAGAAGCATTTCAAGCAAATTTAAACAAATTTATTGATGGCATTCAATATTGAGATACTTCTAATGTGACTGATATGAGTTTTATGTTTAATGGAGCACAAAACTTCAACCAAGATATCTCTTCTTGAAAAACTTCAAAAGTTAAAAATATGAGTTTTATGTTTTCTGGATGTAGATGTTTTAACCAAAATATTTCTAAATGAGATTTTTCAAGAGTTATAAATATTTCTTATATGTTTGAAGCAACAAATTCATTTAAAAAAACTTATCTAAATCTAATTTTAATAAGTTACTTGCTTGAGAAAATTGAGCGAAAAACTCTCTAA
- a CDS encoding single-stranded DNA-binding protein, with amino-acid sequence MNLVNIVGQIEGDATVAYTSKDGAKKFYKFIVKVPKPYKSKEVDSFDYINIKTWSNAVDDEFLLHDQAVVGIEGRIESFTSNNDLTNIRNEIFANRILYLN; translated from the coding sequence ATGAATCTAGTAAATATTGTAGGACAAATAGAAGGAGACGCCACTGTTGCTTATACTTCAAAAGATGGAGCAAAAAAATTTTATAAGTTTATTGTTAAAGTTCCAAAACCATATAAATCAAAAGAAGTAGACTCATTTGATTATATTAATATTAAAACTTGATCAAATGCTGTTGATGATGAGTTTTTATTACACGATCAAGCTGTTGTTGGAATTGAAGGAAGAATTGAATCTTTTACTTCAAATAATGATTTAACAAATATTAGGAATGAAATTTTTGCAAATAGAATCTTGTACTTAAACTAG